Proteins from one Flavobacterium sp. N2038 genomic window:
- a CDS encoding asparaginase: MSSKAKILLIYTGGTIGMSKDFETGALKAFNFGKLLQKIPEIKQLDCEIETVSFDEPIDSSNMNPAEWTKIAEIIEENYVSYDGFVVLHGSDTMSYSASALSFMLENLAKPVVFTGSQLPIGDLRTDAKENLITAIQIASLQENGKPVINEVCLYFEYKLYRGNRTSKVNAEHFRAFTAPNYPELVESGVHLKLNSHLFLPVKEGVELIVHKNLDNHVAIIKMFPGMSEIVLASILSIKDLKGIILETYGSGNAPTEDWFLNLIEKAIQSGMHIVNVTQCSGGSVNMGQYETSTALKSLGVISGKDITTEAAITKLMYLLGHNIPQNEFKDVFETALRGEISL, from the coding sequence ATGTCATCTAAAGCTAAAATACTTTTAATATATACCGGTGGAACCATTGGTATGAGCAAAGATTTTGAAACAGGAGCACTTAAAGCGTTCAATTTTGGAAAATTACTCCAAAAAATTCCTGAAATCAAACAATTAGATTGCGAGATTGAAACTGTTTCATTTGATGAACCTATAGATTCATCAAACATGAATCCTGCAGAGTGGACAAAAATTGCAGAAATTATCGAAGAAAATTACGTTTCTTATGATGGATTTGTGGTACTTCATGGTTCAGATACCATGTCGTATTCGGCTTCGGCATTGAGTTTTATGCTGGAAAATTTAGCCAAACCGGTAGTATTTACAGGTTCTCAGTTACCAATTGGAGATTTACGTACCGATGCTAAAGAAAATTTAATTACAGCGATACAAATTGCTTCACTTCAGGAAAACGGGAAACCGGTTATCAATGAAGTGTGTTTGTATTTTGAATATAAATTATACCGTGGCAACCGAACGTCAAAAGTAAATGCAGAACATTTTAGAGCTTTTACAGCACCAAATTATCCTGAATTGGTAGAATCCGGAGTGCATTTAAAACTAAATTCGCATTTATTTCTTCCTGTAAAAGAAGGTGTAGAATTAATAGTTCACAAGAACTTAGACAATCACGTTGCGATTATCAAAATGTTTCCCGGAATGAGCGAAATTGTTTTGGCTTCAATTCTGTCTATTAAAGATTTAAAAGGAATTATTTTAGAAACCTACGGATCTGGAAATGCACCAACCGAAGATTGGTTTTTAAATTTAATCGAAAAAGCAATTCAATCCGGAATGCATATCGTAAACGTAACCCAATGTTCAGGCGGAAGTGTGAACATGGGACAATATGAAACCAGTACGGCTCTGAAATCTTTGGGAGTTATTTCCGGAAAAGATATTACTACAGAAGCTGCAATTACAAAACTAATGTATTTGCTGGGACATAATATTCCGCAAAACGAATTCAAAGATGTTTTTGAAACAGCTTTGCGCGGGGAAATCTCACTTTAA